The following proteins are co-located in the Camelina sativa cultivar DH55 chromosome 12, Cs, whole genome shotgun sequence genome:
- the LOC104729681 gene encoding uncharacterized protein LOC104729681, giving the protein MASSRRRSFLPLLRALEHQSGRNPNMMTSKSITLYQPKTLLPLPASKTGWISSFYQPKFPLPASKTGLISSSVSFYQPKFPVKGFSSKSGNGSKEEDDGYKFNETPQETWFKLAKIYARRMVYVLVKKAFEKRKTSLMKFMTKYEEKKNRLLREAKGIEGIGVEVVEYSCFTQACRDFADLYTPIITWLVLGCVTVTTFGLGTYSDWKLQREVDKLWKLQEEANKLMSETSANILDSMYEMEKEYLKDLGELEEKFTKMLEEKFREILEEINREASKKPN; this is encoded by the exons ATGGCTTCATCGCGCCGTCGTAGCTTCCTCCCTTTGCTGAGAGCTCTAGAGCATCAGAGTGGAAGAAACCCTAACATG ATGACATCAAAGTCGATAACTTTGTATCAGCCCAAGACATTGCTCCCT CTTCCAGCAAGCAAAACTGGGTGGATCTCGAGCTTCTACCAGCCCAAATTCCCT CTTCCAGCGAGCAAAACCGGGTTGATCTCTAGCTCTGTATCTTTTTATCAGCCCAAATTCCCT GTCAAAGGTTTTTCATCAAAAAGTGGCAATGGATccaaggaggaggatgatggATACAAGTTCAATGAAACCCCTCAAGAGACATGGTTCAAGTTGGCTAAAATTTATGCAAGAAGAATGGTGTATGTCTTGGTGAAAAAAGCTTTTGAGAAGAGGAAAACTTCATTGATGAAGTTTATGACCAAgtatgaagagaagaagaataggCTTTTAAGAGAAGCTAAGGGAATTGAGGGCATAGGAGTAGAGGTGGTGGAATACAGTTGCTTCACACAGGCCTGTAGAGATTTTGCTGATCTCTACACTCCAATCATCACTTGGTTGGTTTTGGGCTGTGTAACTGTCACCACCTTTGGTTTGGGAACCTACAGTGACTGGAAATTGCAGAGAGAGGTAGATAAACTCTGGAAATTGCAGGAAGAGGCAAATAAACTCATGTCAGAGACATCAGCCAATATTCTTGACTCCATGTATGAAATGGAGAAAGAATACTTGAAGGATCTGGGAGAGTTGGAGGAAAAGTTCACAAAGATGTTGGAGGAGAAGTTCAGAGAGATTTTGGAGGAGATAAACAGGGAAGCATCCAAAAAACCTAATTAG